A region of the Thermogladius calderae 1633 genome:
GTCGCGGAGGGGGGAGACGGGTTCCTCTACTACCTCGTGGAAGAGCCGCCTCTGGACGAGACTGAGGTTGAAGTACTCGGCCACGTGCTCTCCAAAGGCGTCGAGTGCGTAGACGTGGAGTGTTTGACGACAGAGGTCAACGGTAAACTAAAGGGGCTCTCGAAGGAGTCTGTGAGTAGAGTCTACTACCATTATGCGAAAATAGTAACGGGTTACGGACCCTTGTACCCTATACTCCTCGACCCCTTGGTTGAAGAGGTTGCTCTCAACTCTCTCGACAGGAGAGTCTGGGTGATTCACAGGACAATCAGCCACTACGGCTGGGTTAAGACGAACCTGCTTGTCAGAGAAGGCTTTGTCGACAAAGTCGCGTTAAGCCTGTCCAGGAAGGTCAAGAAGCACGTGAGCTTAGCGTCTCCGATCGCCGAGGGGCTGACCAAGGAAGGCTACAGGGTTAGCGTCATCTTCGGCGGGGACGTCTCTAGGAAGGGTAGTAGCGTCGTCATCAGGAAGAGGCCCGAGAAACCCTGGACATTGACACAGCTCATCAACCAAGGCGTGCTCAACAGCCTTATAGCGGCGTACCTCTGGCTTGTGATAGAGTTGAAGGGCTGGGTCATCGTAGCCGGAGGCGTGGGAGCAGGTAAAACCACCCTACTACAGGGCTTGCTCAACCTCATACCATACAACAGGAGAGTCGTCACTATCGAGGACACGCCTGAGCTATTCCTATCGAGCGAGCAGTGGGACCCGCTCGTAGAGAGAGTGTCGGTGATAGACCCTGGCACGAACATCGACATGTATGGTTTGCTAAAGGCGAGTCTGAGGAGGAGGCCTGACTACATAGTGGTGGGTGAGGTGAGGGGAGTGGAGGCCAGGGTCCTAGTCCAGGCGTCGAGGCTCGGGCACGGAGTCCTTAACACCATTCACGGCGACAGCCCAGACTCCGTCTTGAAGAGGCTCACAGCGTACCCTATATCGATACCGAAGAACCTCCTCGGCAACATATGGTCGATAGTCATAGTCGAACAGACAGGCTACGGGAGGAGAGTCACGAGGGTGTCCGAGATAACCGAGAAAGTCGACGTGGTCGACGTAGCGTGGTTTGAGAGGGGGGTGTTTAAGCCCCTCGATGTAGGGGAGATGGCATCCAGGTCCCTGAGACTCGAGGATAGGATGGGAGCAAGGGGTCTCGTGAAGGAGCTGACCGAGAGAAGTCTCTTTCTAGAGAGGCTCGTGTCGAACGGCGTCTTCGAGGAAACCAAGCTCGCGCGGATGATCAACGAGTTTTACCGTAGTAGGGGCCTACTCGGCGGGAACTAGCGTTATGAAAATCAGGAAAGCCAGGGCTCTCTTAACGACCACATCTAAAGTGTCCGAGCTAGAGTTCATGGAGTTCTTGACTCTCCTCCTCGCGTTTGAGACCAGCGGTCTTAGACTACCCAGGTTGCTAGTAGAGATTGCCGAGGGGAGAGTTGAGGCCAGTGGTTACATCAAGGAACTAGCGAACAAGTTCAAGGTCCTCGAAAAGACAATGATGGAGGACTACAGCGCTCTAAGGAAACTGGCAGAGCTAGCAGGCTCTCAAATGGTCGCGGACTTCCTGAGGGGCTACAGCGAGGTGGCTACAACGAGTGGCGAGACGTCGAGGTTCGTCGAGTCGTACCTGGAGAGAGTTTCGTCGTATCTAAAGTCTAGGCTTGAGGGCATGCTCAAGTTCATGGAGGGCGTATACGAGGGTTTAATGCTAGCGGTCTTCGGCTTGATAGCTCTATCGGTAGTACCGATATCGGGGATTGACCCGAAGCTGTTGACTTCCGCTATCATACTGGCTGCCCTGGCCTCGTACTTGATAGTATTGAAGGTCTCGGAGAACGTTCTAACACTCTCGAGAACAGAGCACATGGCCACGATAACTCTAATGGGCCTTACGCTCGTCACGGAACTAGGGGCCGTGTGGACTCTGGTTCACATGTTGTTGCTCG
Encoded here:
- a CDS encoding type II/IV secretion system ATPase subunit, coding for MFKNLLALGMFSQATYKQKNFFSKLVQDYLSSTIYDKVEVNKVFEEYTVGGVVKVLVAEGGDGFLYYLVEEPPLDETEVEVLGHVLSKGVECVDVECLTTEVNGKLKGLSKESVSRVYYHYAKIVTGYGPLYPILLDPLVEEVALNSLDRRVWVIHRTISHYGWVKTNLLVREGFVDKVALSLSRKVKKHVSLASPIAEGLTKEGYRVSVIFGGDVSRKGSSVVIRKRPEKPWTLTQLINQGVLNSLIAAYLWLVIELKGWVIVAGGVGAGKTTLLQGLLNLIPYNRRVVTIEDTPELFLSSEQWDPLVERVSVIDPGTNIDMYGLLKASLRRRPDYIVVGEVRGVEARVLVQASRLGHGVLNTIHGDSPDSVLKRLTAYPISIPKNLLGNIWSIVIVEQTGYGRRVTRVSEITEKVDVVDVAWFERGVFKPLDVGEMASRSLRLEDRMGARGLVKELTERSLFLERLVSNGVFEETKLARMINEFYRSRGLLGGN